The Cryptomeria japonica chromosome 6, Sugi_1.0, whole genome shotgun sequence genomic interval ACAGGTGAAGGCATTCTCAGATCCATATTTGAACGATATCCCAAAAAGCGGACATTAAATACTTAAGGGTAAAATAAACGAGACATACATGACACGATCCATGCTAAGAAGAGGAATCAACTTGGGGATCAAAAACATATCAGATCTTATGTTTGTCCACAGCAGATTACATATGCTTTCACACTTGCAAATTAAAATTAAGCTTCTCCCTTAGGTTAACCAAAATGGGATTGAATAAACACTTGTGATGCCAATGAGCTTGGTAGAAAATTAGAGAAAGATGCTCGCAATAGTTGAATGATTTTCATTTCACCCCTAAGCTTAAATTCTAAAACATGGATAATTTCATTTTTGAAAACATCATTATCAGTTCAGAACAAAAGGAAGCAAAATAAATCttaggaaaaaaattatatttccgCAAAAAAAGATCTCAGCTGAAGAAACTTTTGACCTTGCAAAAATAAAACTTCAAAGGAAAAACACAAACAGATTTATATAATCAttaaacctacaataaatccaATCAATATTTGGCCAACGCAGTCAAGTGTACACAACAGGAGATAAAATAATGGCAATTACAAGTTTAGAAAAAGATGATTATTCTCGGTTTTGTTGGTCTACAAGATATGTGCTGAAAGAATTTGATAGAAGAGATACCTGTCGGGCTTGGCATCTAAGCTAAAGAGCACCACACCGCAGAAGAAGAATTTAGCAAATAACATTATTGGAAAAATACCATTTCAGAAAATGATATCCTCGTCTTTCTCAGTCCCCATGGATAGCATATCATGTGCCTTCCGCATGGAAACCCCCTTCTGCAGCGCAAAGTTCTCAGCCTGCTGATCCTCCGCAAAGGACTTGGCACTTTCCATCTGCCGCTCAAGCTCCCTCTCCTTATACCCCTGAATCTTCTTCAGCCTAAAGAAATCCTCCCTCTCCAGCTCATCAAGCTCCCCCTTTATATAATTAATAGTATTCTCCAGCCTCGGCTTCACCACATTCTCCAGCGCATTAACCCTCCGATTAGTCGCCTTGATGGCCTCGTCCAGCGTCAAAAACGAAGTCTGAAGCGAAGCCAATTCCACGAGAACCTCAATAGCCTTGATATAAGCAGATTGGCAGGACTGGATCTGCTGCCCTCCACGAGCCAAGCCCGTCAAGTCATTCTTCGTCGCTCCTTCCTCTGTAAAGTACTCGAATTTGGGCAATTTAACACCCGCGACATTTTCTTGACGGGCACGGACCTTGACGGTTGCGGACTCCACATTTTCCAGGACGACATGCTTGATGTTTTCCCCTGCCGCGTATTTGGCTTCGATTAAGGCAAAGGCAGAGGCTTTCATGGTTTCGCCCATGGTTTCTTTCGCTGAAACGATGCGCTTCAAGATTTGACGGAACTGGACGGTAAGGGCATCACTTTTCTTCTTTAGCAGAGTGTGCCCTCGCGTAGCGCCTACCAGCCGGGCTTTCATCACACCCAGCATCGTTACCGTCGGCACCACATTCAGCCGCTGCCCCTGCCCAGACATATTTCACCGCATCTGTTCGATCAGAGTTCGAATCCCTTGAAGTTGCAGGAACCAGTAAAATTCTGGTGCCCTGACGTCTCTAGTTCGAATCCTTTCGCTGACTCTGCGCTCAGATCTAGAACTAATTGCACGAAAAATCTTTCTTTAAGGTTTTGTTGTTATTTAAGACCCAAATTGTGTTTCTTGCAACTGAGCGAGCAGGTGTAATAATCAAGTTGTTTCTTATTAGACATTGCCATCTATTATTGTGATGTGTtgcatcattattattattattattattattattatttatttatttatttttttttattttttttttatttttttttattttatttttatttttatttttgttaatggaaAAGATTTGCTTTATAGGTAAAGTTAAAAATCTTTATAAAGAGTTTTTGGAGGTTCAAGTTTTTTGAATGTTATGGTTCGTTATTCAAAAGAAACAAGAGATCCATATGCATCAGGTTCTGTCATAATGCTTTTGTATTAAAGTTGGAATTTGTGAATTGTAGTAATAAtagtaaaatgttttttattataaagcagccaaaacaagggggctgacccgaAGACACAGAAAAAAAAAAGCACTACCACCACACACACAGTTGCCTAATGGCAATCAGCCAATCCCTACTTTAgtcttcaaaaacaaaaactaccTACCGCTAATGGATAACCCAAGATTGAAAACAATCTCGTCCAAAAAGTGCCTTAAGCAACAGTAAACCAGCATATTGTTTAAACTATAAAAACTGTTAAAAGTAGCAAGATTACCATGGAACCAATCATTCTAGCGAAAAAAAaactataataaaaaggaaaagtttCAACCATTAATCATGTTTTTCAGCACCCATGTGCTTAGAGAGCATAAGCCTGGTCCAGTCTTCCGCCAGGAACTGGAACAGTTCCTTAGTGGTGTCGCTTTCCAGCCCGCCCTATTCAGCCTTTTCTTGGTGGAGCAAGCACAGAGAGGTAGCCAAAGAGTGCATAACTTTGACAGCGAATTTCCCTATTTTGTTGACATAGGACTCCAGATACTCCAGTTTTTTCTTAACACCACTTAAGTCATCAAAGATAGCATTGCAACCCGTACACTGCACCACCTCTTCCTTCTACCCACCATCTAGAGCAGTCTGCCCACCTTTAGAATTATTTATGTCCCCCTCAGAGGTATGTGGTGGGCAAGTGTTAGAAACAGGGGAGGTGTTCTTAATATCCTCCTTGAATGTCTCTGAGTCGGGGACGTTTGTGCCCAGTTTGGAGGAATCTGAGCCCTCCATAGCCTCCATTTCCTCCTCCCCCTTTTCACTTTCCACTTTCTCATAGTCATCCTCTTCCTCATTAGCATAGTTCTTTCTCACGACGATTTGCTTCATCCGGGGTTTGTTAGCAAACCTATGGGACCTTCGCGGGGTGATACCATCCTCCGCATCAGACTCGACAAGAAGGATTTTAGGCTCCTTCCTGGGTTTCTTGGTGGTGGGTTTCGCAGTAGAAGGGTTGCTTTTATTTTTCTCCCCAATTTTGAGGGGGAAGGGAGGGCCTTGGTCGGGGGATTAACAAGGCGTCATCGGCTTTTTCGAAGTCTTTTTGAGGCCTTTTTCAGAACCAGTAGGGGGGCCTTGGATGGAGTGGGCAGGTTGGACCGAGATGGGCTTAGGGGGATACAGGGCCCTGTGAAAATTGTATAGCCGAAACATCAGCCCCTAGTGGAGGATGATATAATTACCCTCTTGACTCATGCAGTGGCGGACATCTTTAACAGTAGATTCTAAGGCATGCAGGAGAAAGAATGGAAAAGAGATGGTGTCATGGTTGCGAAAGTGATTGAGCAACAAGAAATAGTAATAGTAGAAAACGGCATACCTTCCTTTGAGGGTAAAGTATTTCATAATAATCTTGCACACCTGGTCCCACGGGTAGGGTGAGCATTCCCTGTTGAAACCCCCACGCATTTTGGTTGGTTCCTCGCCCTTTTTGAAGAAGCGGTTCATGTTGGTCTCGTCCGCAACCCTGCTTGTTTTCTTCCACTTCCTGCCCTCAATAGAGAGACCCGTAGCCTGGGCGATAACTTCCTCACCAATTTCAAATTAAATGTCCCCCATGACCACTCTCCTGTCATTCCAGCTATTGACAAACTGCATGGAGAGGTTTTCGTCAAACCCCGTCATGGCTTCCGTGAACAGGATGATTCCCCCTTCCTTAGCATACATCCAGATGCACGAGTCATTACGAAAATAGTCATAAATAATGTCTGGTTCCACCCAGACTAAATCCCCCCCCCATGATAGCTTCCTCCAGAGTGAAGTTGAGATGCAACGCAAACCTGAAGAAGGCTATGCAGAGGGAAAAACCAAAGCTGTAGATAAGAGAAATCGATCGAGAAATAGCCAAAGTATTGTGCGAGTTGCAATAATTATTTTTAGTGGTGTTTCCCAAGGCATGCATCTGCCAGCTCCGAGAAGCATGCGAAGGGACGCCTCTTAATTTCTCTGCCAACTTGCAAAGATCGTCATTATGGAGAGATCTTAAGTTCTAGTTATGGTAATAAGTGGTGTCCTTACTGTGATTAATGATTAAAAGTTGGCACTTCAATCCTTCGACAATGCAGAATTCGGTGTCTCGCCACGTCGGCACCGGACGGAGAAGGTATATGGCACATCATTGATTGGTAGATGCAATTTGTTCTTTCCTAAAAAGGTCCTTTTGCTTGTCAGTAAGAGAATCAAAGTGTCTCCAGCACCTCGTACCTTTTATCTCCAGACCTGTCACAACCAGAGAGTCTGTCAACGCGTTTCCCTCTTTGTAGATGTGCTGAATTTGAAATTCCTCCAGCCAGACTATCATGGACCAGATGTCCTTGATGACGTTGTTGATCATCCAGCTAACCTCTGAAACTCCTTTAGCTTCCTCAATAATCaacttagagtccccttcaatgatcagTCTTTTAGCATTGATACAGAGAGCCAGCTTAAGCCCCCAGAAGAGAGCAAGGGCCTCAGCCATGTTGCTCGAGACAGAGCCAAAATTTTTCGCATAGGCCAGAACCAGGTTGCCCATGATGTCCCTGATAATTCCACCTCCTGCCGCAAAACCACTGCGagcagcaccgtcaaaattaagTTTGAGCCATGGGGGGGAGGCGTTGACCATCTAGTATTAAGCCTCTCCATTTTATTTGAATTGTCATATCAAAGGAAGTTGTCTGGCAGATTCCATGTTCTAATCCAATTGCTATCCAAAACCATAGGGGCAAATTGCAAAGTTTTCCATTTGCAGATTAGGGTGTTCTCCCTGAGGAGCTTCTCAGCTATGTCAGCAACCGTGTCAACCGAGTTGCTGGTATCATAGAAGATCcaattattcctttccttccagatatgccaatAGATGTGGGGAGGTATGAGTCTCCAAAATAGACTAATCAACGGGTGAGTGGAGGGGTACTTCCAGTTGCTGATAAACTGTTGCAAGTCTTCTAAGAAGGTCCAAGCCAAATTaaatttttgtaaaattttgtGCCAGACCATAGAAGCGAAGGGGCAATGGATAAAGAGGCGATTTATGCTTTCCTCTGCACaattacacatgacacacttattggCTAGCAGAAAACCCCTCCTTTTaagattatcaatagtaaggatcttctcGTGAAGGGTCATCCACCAGAAGAAGTTAACTTTAGGGATGAGCTAAGAGTTCCAAACTTCTCTCCAACTATAGCAATCATTCATGGGGGCAAACAAGAGATTGTAGGCCGATTTAACACTAAAAGTCCTTAACCAGTAGCGGGAGGGAGAGATGTAGCTTATCATAAGAGAGCCTAACAAGTCCTTGATAGTGTCCTTGAGACAACTAAAACGGGAGGAGGCAAGGGGTCTGTCGCCAATCCAGTTGTCCTCCTAGAATCTGATCTTCTCACCATTGCCAACTTGCCATTTTAGACCCTATTTGAGCACCTTCCTATTCTTTACAATGTTGTCCCATATCTTAGACCCTAGAGGGAGCTCATTGGAAGAAAGGAGGGAGTAGAAGGGGGTCTGATTGAAGTACTTGGCCCTCATAATCTTGCTCCAGTCAGTTTTGTCCTTCATAAGgttccatccaattttagtcaacaaggccttattcagatcaaaaaaaattataatcccTCGGCCTCCCATGCACTTAGGTTTGCACAACATCTCCCAATTGACTAAGTTGATTCGGGCATTTTCCTCCAACCCCGTCCACATAAAACTTCTTTGTATTTTCTCGAGTTTCTCAGCCATAGCAATGGAAATcttgaaaagagaaagaaagtagACTGGAACACCTTGAAGAGAGGCTGATAGAAGCTGGAGTTTACTCGCACTACTCAAAGTTTTTCCTATCCAACCAACaagtttcttctgcattctttctaAGATTGATTCCCAAAATTGGGAGGTGACCTCCTTAATAGTGAGGGGGAGACCCAAGTAGGAATCAGGGAGATCAGTTGCACAAAACCCAAGGATTTGCATAAATTTACCCTGGAGGTTTCTATCTGTGTTGAAAAAGTAAATTTTACTCTTGCAATAGTTGATAAGTTGACCAGAGGCAAGGGCATACTCCTCCAGCAGATGTTTCCATTCTTTAGCTTCTATCACAGACGATTGGCCGAAAAGGAAGGTGTCGTCAACAAATTGTTGCAAAACCATAGGAGGAAGGGTGCAAGTAGCTTTCACCCCTGAGATTCTTCTGGTCCTGATTAAATTGGAGAAATTCCTACTCAAGACGTCTGCTACCATAATGAACAAGtaaggtgagagagggtccccCTGCCTTAGCCCCTTCCTAGCCTTAAAGAAACCCCAAGGGTTGTCATTGACAATCACCGAATAGTGAACACCTTCCACCACCACCCTAATAATACTGATGAATATATCCTAGAAACCCATCTTAAAAAGGACAACATACAGAAACTTCCaattaactttatcataagccttagagatgtcaagtttgaGAGCCATACCTGTGTTGCGACTTCTGTCCATGGAGTGGATGACCTCATGGGTAGTAATGACTACATCAAGGATTCGCCTACCCAGAACAAAACCTCTTTGAGAGGGGCTGATGCACTTATTAAGAAGGGGTTTAATTCTGTTGACAACAACTTTAGAGAAAATTTTATAGACTgagttacacaagctgatgggtcGATAGTCAGTCATAAGCTTCGGGCTAGGAACTTTGGGCACCAAAACAATGAAAGTATTATTCAATTTCTTCAGGAGGTTTCCAATGCGTATGAAGTCCCTGGTAGCTTTAGTTAGATCATACTTCACTGTTTCCCAGAAGACCTGAAAGAAAGCAAGGGGGAAGTCATCAGGTCCAGGGGCCTTAAAGGCAGCCATAGCGAAAACTGCTTCTTTAACTTCCTCTTCGGACACTCGGCTCATCAGCAACTCATTATCAGCCTCGTTCAGGACTTGAGGGATGAGATTGAGGAGCCTTTCGTTGACCTCAGTAGGTTCACTGGCTCTATCATTTGTGTAGGCATTAGCAAAGTAAAGGGAAGCCCATTGACCAATTTCATTATTCCCCACCAATTCCTCATTTTTGTTATTGAGAATGGATCGAATAGTGTTCCTCCTTTTGTGCTTTGAAGTCGGTCTGTGAAAGGAGGTGTTCATGTCCCCCTCAGTTAGCCATTGGATcttggatctttgcttccagtaaatttcttcaaggttcatgatttctttccatttgTGTCTCCAAACCTCCTCCTCTTTATGTATGTCCATAGAGGAGGTCCCCTCCGCAATGGTCCTCTGGAGGCGGTCCAAATTAGTTTTAGCTTCCTTctttctcttgaagatatccccaaaggaaGAAATGCTCCAGGCTATGACCTCCTTTTTGATAATTTCCAACTTTTTAGCAATTATGAACATAGCCGAACCTTGAATAGGGGAGTTCCACCAGTTTTGTATGCATTGTTTGAAGTCTGGGTGGGAGTGCCACATGATCTTGTACCTAAAGGGTGAGGGGTCAGGGGTCTGCTTGTCAACCCAAGAGAGGAGGATCGGGGAGTGGTCAGAGATAGTGAGCGGGAGAGACAAGAGCGAGGAATTGATGCCAATGTTCCACTTAGCAGAGATCAAAAACCTAtccattaataataataaaatgttgacatcattaaataataataattcaaaattatttgaataatatttgTAGTTATAATATAGTAAATCTTTTGACAAATATTATTGAAGAAAGTTTAACCTTGAAGCatctatatttaaatattaaaacataaaatgaTTTTCTTTAGTAAGTAAACAATAGATGTGTTGCATCTAGTACTTTTCAATCAGTAAAATCTATAACATATTGCTTAGTTGGACAACATTGTAACAATAATGATTTCTATATGTAACAAAAATTAGATATGTATAATAAAGGTTTTGCAATAAATAGAGTGTCAAATTAGAATTAAAACTCCATGTATTTTTATAATAGTTTTACAAATGTTATTGTTAATtaatgaaatataataataattatgataacACTCTTGGAGTAGAGAAGCTGAAAGAAGAAtgagacaaagagaaagaggggAAGGCTCGTGGGATCAAAGACAAAAAGAATGAGTGGAGTCGTCTTTGTGAGCTCCGAGGCTACCAAGCAAGGCAAGGGGGAACAGTGACAAAGAAGTTTGTTGACATAATGCCTATGTTGTAGAATGTGAAGATGGAATGATGGTTAgggttttcaattttctttttgctTTCTGTTGAAGTTTAGAAATATTTCTGTAAGAAGTAGGATGGGAACCACAATTTTTTGTAGAAATGTACGTAGAAATTATGGTGAATAGGATAGACGCAAACTATAAATTTGTATGGATTCAAAGAAGGAATAGCATAAACTATGACAAGTTTTGTATATAGAAACTATTGTGGACAAGATAGTTGTAAATTGTGAATTTGTATGGATTTGAAATAGGAGGAGCTGAAATTGTGACAAATcttattgaatttttttataatattaataaaattacataaactttaccgataaaaattaaaataattatgatAACTAGTATCATGTATAATTATACATGTAATAATCAAtctatattataataaaaaatattaataacatCTATTATTATTCATAGTAattattctattatttatttttgatgaCTACGTAATAAGTTTTAATTATTCGATTATATTcaatttatatataattaatgtattataattatttcattcatatatataaattatattacattattatttattatttattatctaataattataaatataatataatagtatatAAGAAATTAGTATATTATCATTATATAAATTAGTCAATTAAAGCTATACATTTAATCTTTTTATATGTTTGATATTTATAagttttaattattcaattatatttaatttatatataattaatgtattataattatttcattcatatatataaattatattacattattatttattatttat includes:
- the LOC131038994 gene encoding V-type proton ATPase subunit D — translated: MSGQGQRLNVVPTVTMLGVMKARLVGATRGHTLLKKKSDALTVQFRQILKRIVSAKETMGETMKASAFALIEAKYAAGENIKHVVLENVESATVKVRARQENVAGVKLPKFEYFTEEGATKNDLTGLARGGQQIQSCQSAYIKAIEVLVELASLQTSFLTLDEAIKATNRRVNALENVVKPRLENTINYIKGELDELEREDFFRLKKIQGYKERELERQMESAKSFAEDQQAENFALQKGVSMRKAHDMLSMGTEKDEDIIF